In a genomic window of Balaenoptera ricei isolate mBalRic1 chromosome 3, mBalRic1.hap2, whole genome shotgun sequence:
- the LYL1 gene encoding protein lyl-1, with protein sequence MCPPEAQAEVGPTMTEKAKMVCAPSPVPAPPPKPASPGPPKAEEVGHRGSSPPRLPPGVPVISLGHTRPPGAAMATTELSTLRPPLLQLSTLGTAPPPLALHYHPHPFLNSLYIGPAGPFSIFPSSRLKRRPSHCELELAEGHQPQKVARRVFTNSRERWRQQNVNGAFAELRKLLPTHPPDRKLSKNEVLRLAMKYIGFLVRLLRDQAAALAAGSAPPGPRKRPAHRALDDGARRGPCRRAEVVARPQPAPPGGPDGSPGGAGRPIKTEKAAVSPEVR encoded by the exons ATGTGCCCGCCCGAGGCCCAGGCAGAGGTGGGCCCCACCATGACCGAGAAGGCCAAGATGGTGTGTgcccccagcccagtgcctgccccacccccaaagcCTGCCTCGCCTGGGCCCCCAAAGGCGGAGGAGGTGGGCCACAGAGGCTCCTCGCCACCCAGGCTGCCCCCTGGCGTGCCAGTGATCAGCCTGGGCCACACCAGGCCCCCAGGGGCAGCCATGGCCACCACGGAACTAAGCACCCTCCGTCCCCCGCTGCTGCAACTCTCCACCCTGGGAACCGCCCCACCGCCCCTGGCCCTGCATTACCACCCTCACCCCTTCCTCAACAG CCTCTACATTGGGCCGGCAGGACCTTTCAGCATCTTCCCTAGCAGCCGGCTGAAGCGGAGACCAAGCCATTGTGAGCTGGAGCTGGCTGAGG GGCACCAGCCCCAGAAGGTGGCCCGGCGCGTGTTCACCAACAGTCGGGAGCGCTGGCGGCAGCAGAACGTGAACGGCGCTTTCGCCGAGCTCAGGAAACTGCTGCCAACGCACCCGCCCGACCGGAAGCTGAGCAAGAACGAGGTGCTCCGCCTTGCCATGAAATACATCGGCTTCCTGGTGCGGCTGCTGCGCGACCAGGCAGCGGCTCTGGCCGCAGGCTCCGCCCCTCCAGGGCCCCGCAAACGGCCGGCGCACCGAGCCCTGGACGACGGCGCCCGCCGCGGGCCTTGTCGCAGGGCCGAGGTGGTGGCGCGCCCGCAGCCCGCGCCCCCAGGCGGCCCCGATGGCAGCCCCGGTGGGGCGGGCCGACCCATCAAGACAGAAAAAGCGGCTGTGAGTCCGGAGGTGCGATGA